GTGTGACATTCGAAGAGTGGGGAGCCTTGAAAGCTTGTGAGTAGGGGTGGTTCATAAGTGTGTTTGCAccgtaaaataaattttgcgaCATGTTGCAGGATAACTCATTTTCTGGACTTCAGCTCAGTTCATAGTCTGAATTATTTGTACCTCATTTTCGTTGGGATAAGCGGCTGATTTTGCAACGCGCTTGCGACGTTCCAAATCTAATTTGTTATAAGAAGGAGTTCGATTCTTATGGAACGAATACTCCAATTCGCCGACTCGAAAACAAAGAGACAACTTTGGATTTTCCTGTCggaaaaattcagaaaatgCGTGAACGATGCCGTGTTTCCAAATATTCAGAACGCGTTTTCCGAACgggtgaaaacaattttttttttgaagtgatcGCTATCAGCAACATTGACGCATCGCAAAGCGTGAACCTAGCTGCTCaaattccttataatttttaCACTAAAATCACAAGTATCAACTGCATAAAGTACGCCATGACATATGTCGAATTTTACGCTAGGCTAGTTGTGGTTTGAGAGCCTATGAACATGGTTTGAATTTAATTAAATAAGCTAAGCCGTGTTTCTCGTTCAGCCATAATTTGCATATGTGAGGTGTTGCATAACAAATATAGGGTATTGATGGTAGCTGTCATGAAACAAAGGTCGTTGGTGCGCTGCAGAAAGTAAACACACTGGGGGTCATTTAAATATGTAATAATTCGGAACTAGAAATAAAAAGGGACGCTCTCGCGAGGAAATTTTCTACCcttcaaaactttttcattaCTTCTCGCGTACCTAAGGGAGAAGGGATCGCACTCGGAACGTCAGCTTGGTAGTCTCTTTGACTGCAGACTTTACGACGAGCAATTCACATTGTCAGTTCAGTTGATAACCAAATTATCTGACGATCAATTCATTCgtattgaaaaaaaagtagacCATTAGCAAAGGGTAATGAAGTCAAATGACAGTATTTTTGAGGTtcattaataaagaaaatgtttctctaGTTAAGGATTCCAAACAGAAGTACCTTAAGggcaaaaaccaaaaaacaccGTTTACTGTCCACTAATACAATATCCCTATAGTCTTAACATCTTCTCAAAGCTCGGAACGCTCCTTCTCTCTAATTTTCCTCTCTAAGTCAAGATAGTTCCATAAATATTACGAACTgcgcatatatatatattatgaggggaaaaaatatttttttttaagtgatcgCTATCAGCAACATTGACGCATCGCAAAGCGTGAACCTAGCTGCTCaaattccttataatttttaCACTAAAATCACAAGTATCAACTACATAAAGTACGCCATGACATATATCgaacccctgaagagtgaagcgattcacgaaacaggcttgtcgggaaatgtagttgcgtccttttttccccTCATAATATctattctgctctgcttcaacgtattgagcactgttccacgcgaaaatcgacttgcagacttcctatatatatatatatatttttctaatagaaaaaaaaaacatgcacggtaattattttgtatatttttatttcttgcagCTTCAGAGTTTCCGTTTGGTCAGCTTCCAGTGCTTGAAGTTGATGGAGTGATGCTATCTCAATCGTTTTCTATAGCAAGATTTTTAGGCAATGAATTTGgtaggtttcttttttttggaagaAGTTCTCAAAACAGGAAAGGAATAAAGTACTCGTCATTAAAACTGCATCCAAGTGTGCATTTTCAAAGAGCATCTATGTATTTAATTCCTTTTTCATCCTTCCTTCAGTTATAAATCATTTCACCTTCCCTCTGTCACTCCATTTTATTCCCCCTTCCTTTAATCTTCTCCCATCCTCTCTCCATCCCATTCTCCCTCTTTTCCAACCTCCCTTCAGCCACATCTCCCAATCCTCCCCTACCTCTATCTCtcccttttttccttcttttgatTCACCCTCTCGTTTTCCCTTCCTTCCTATCTTTCTACTCTTTCCCCTCCATCCTCTTAcgctctctctctccctccctccctcccttcctccatcccttcctccctcctccctcccatCCTCCCTCCCTTCCATCCCTACTCCATTTGTCTCTCACTTCCTTAGTTCTTTCCTCTCTTCCATCTTACTTTCTCTTCGGCTACTCTTTCATTTTTCCATTATCATACTTTTGTCTCTTTCGTACGTTCTTTCCTTCATAAGTTTTGCTTTCACTAATTCTCCTAGGTCTTACTCCCTCCACCAATTTGGAAAAGGCTAAAGCAGACATGATTGTGGATGGCGTTGCTGATTTAACCGAAAAACACGCTTCAGCTTTCTTTGAAAAAGACCCAACTAGAAAGGTAAACAGTCTCTAATCGTATTTATAAAGTTATCCGTCTTTTCCAGTTAATATTCCAGTTCGTCGCTGCGCAGTGTACAAGAGATTATTAGGAGGAATTTCAGTGCGGTCTTACGACTATCTCGTACGACAAAAACTAAGGTAATCTCCACGACCAACCACAGCGAAGAAAATCACCAAAAGCCAATGAGAGCTCAGAGCTAAAACACGCTAGGGGCccaaaacgcgggaaaacgcaaaaAGCAACGCGCGATTTGCCTCCAACTTGCGTCTGATCGGTTGACAGGGTAGCGgaagttttctagaccaatcgaagagcgaagtaaagcaaaaccaattcaGTGGTGTATTACTTTCAACACATATTTGAAGGTCGCCCCAATAACCTACTCATGCAGTCGAAATCGCTACCGCAATGTTGCAATGTAGGCAGTGTCGAGTTCAGGCTGTCTCTTGCGTTTCAAGGACTCTCCAGATTCTAGAGTtgcaactcagttgaaaaaaatgaatctttATGCTGGTACTTCATTTTTAACTTGAGAAATAATCACAGGAACGTCATGTATGCCACTCAGTTTATTCCGCGTTCATTCCTTGATTCAGGCTAAGTTGCAAGAGGAAGTGAAAGCTGCTACCCCTGGAATTCTCGCTCGCTTTGAGAAACTTCTTAAAGGCAATAATGATGGGAAAGGATTCTTTGTTGGTGACAAGGTACGACGTCACACTTTTtaagtcagtctgtctgtcacTTAATCATTCATCGACTCAGCCCTTCTTTTGGTGGTTAATTAATTCATTCAATTATAGTTATAAGATTTGTTTAAGCACGAATGTATTCCTCTATTTTTGTTACGTTCCTTTTTacgtttccctttttgtgttctttgcAGGGGTAAATCACGCGCTACGCTCACTGATCTTTCCTTTCACACAGCCGCTCCTAAAATATGTAGTGATCTTACGTGTTCCATCAGAAATATTGAATCCTTGAATAGGTTCAAGTGATCTAATCAGACCTCTTTACTcgaaaaagcttttatttaatataatatatatatatatatatatatatatatatatataacctatatatatgtacataaatACTGATATATATAAATTCAAAAACGTCgcaatttgaaaatatgcaGGAATAACATGCATCTTTAGTTTTCTCGTCAAAGAGAGAcactttttgagaaaataaaaggttcatatatttcatttattttttcaaattgacggatatatatatatatatatatatttatatagcTATattgtttctatatttcttagccaattttagtcatttttttattattgtttagGTTTAATAGTTAGATTTAGgtttattcatttcattgcACAACTAGAAATTTGACATTGATACTTGCACAATATAAGctaataaacaattttaattgtgccttttttttttgtatatgtaTAGCTAACCTATGCAGACATCATCTTCTTTAACATGGTAAATGCCCTCTTTGCACAAGGAAAGATGGAGGTTCCAGCATTGATCAaagattttcctcttttgatGTCTCATTATGAGCGTGTTATGGCGATCCCAAATATCAACGGGTATCTCAAAACACGACCTGAATCAGCCATGTGAAAGGGATGGTTTGTAAACATCTGAGTTACTAAAGCTCAAACGAATTTAAACAAGTGCTTAAACACTGTAAAGTTTGTTTGTGCCAATAAATGAAACTAGAAACGTCTTTCTTGTTTGGATCCGGACTCAATTAATGGATTGTGCCAACGATTTCTTTATTCATGGTAAACGTGTAACATATAACCCCTTTTTAAAAGGGCCATGCAAAATTCGATATTTCCTAATGCTTAATAAAAGGTGATATTAGCGATTTTCGTGAACAGATATCTGCGCAGTTTGGGTTAAGAACTAAAGTTAAACGCTTTGCGATCTTGGGAATGAACGGGTAAATAGcttggttaaccctttcacccctaagagtgactaacatctaatttctcctttcaatattttctataaattacacataaaggtcacaagaatagaggaaatgatcacgctcttgattgttaaacaaattctccatatcAGTACCTTAAAAATGTATAGAGCACAGTATGAAGAGTTTGCATGACTGATgtaagagtgtaaagggttaaataagcTTGAAGGATCAATGGCATGACTGCCCTCTTACCTCAACCCAAACTTTATTTGATTTAAGGCAAGATTTCCAAAGTCACCATGGGAGAGACGAGTCAAATCCAGAATAAATGGAGATTCGTCATGGTAAGGAttcgttgaaatgttttttcgaGAGATACAATTGATGGTTGAATTGCCTGTTGGAGCTGGTATCCCTTTACTTTGCCAAATATATAACCATTGGCATAAATTTGTCGAAAGGAACCAATTGAAAAGTTTCCAACAAAGATATTGATATCGATATTACATATATATAATGCTGACCCTGCTAAATGTCGATCCAAATTTAAGAATAGATTTGTCCAAAAAATATTCGATTGGAATCCTTTAAAGGAGAAATATTCAATAGACCCAATAATGAAAAGTTTCCAACGAGGATATCGATATCGATATTACGAAATGCTGACTCTGCTAAATGTCGATCCAGATTTGAAGAGATTTGTACAAAAAATATTCGATTGGAAtcctttaaaggaaaaatatacaTTAGACCCAGAGTTAACAGAAACTTGTCGAACAATACTAATCAAATGCTTTCATTAGCGGTACTTATTTAACACCTGTTCATGATGTCTTAAAGGCAACTATCATGCTGTATTTTGGCAAATGTTGGTTTCTTTGGGAGAGTAACCTGCAATTGTTGAGACTTTTAGCCTTAATGAAAAACAAGCTGTCTTCTGTTTGCAAAAGTCCAAAGCCATAGAGGCCATTCAGTAAAAAATGACTTTCGAATCTCGTCTCTTCTCACAGTGACACAGCAATCCAACATTCAGGGTGTACTATTAACTTACAAAACAACACTTGAGGTTTACACGCGTGGACAAAAATAGCGATTGTTTCGTTTGCTTCGTGCTCCCCACACTAATTTATCCGTATATTACATCTTGCCAAAACACAAATGCTGCTAATTTTGGTAGCGAGGCAGCTGCTGTACTCAAATTTACCTTCCACCGGATAGAAATTAATGGCGTAGGTTGTCGATTTCTTGTCATCTGAAAAacacaataaaggaaaaagacCATGTTAAGCTTACAATATTTCGAAAGCAGCCGAGAAAAATCGCCTTGAAAGCTTCGAAACTACTGCATAACTAATGCTGACTTCATTAACGAAAATAATTCGGGAAATCAATTTAGCATCAATAAGTAAATGATGATGCGTGACGTCCATCGGCAACATATAAACGCTGCGCTAGCGCTCCGAAGAATCATCTACAAGAAACAATGTCAGGCTACAAACTTTACTACTTTGATACCCGAGCTCGGGCTGAGATCGTTCGACTGTCTTTCGTTGCTGCGAATATGGAATACGAAGACATCCGATTTACCCGAGAAGAATGGGTCAAGGAGAAAGAATGTGAGTAGAAAATCTTGAATGCAGATCACAACATAGCGCTTGTGTTCAAAACGTTATCCTGAAATAACTAACCTTTAACCGAGAAAGTTGGTTTGCATATAAAGGTTCAGGACTTGCATATTGAATGAAAAATCGTCTCTCATTGCTAAAACAcattgtttcttaaaaaaaaagggaaaagaaaaagattgcgACTAAAACCGCATGCTATCCTCATTATCATCACAAAAATCGATTCTTTCAATTTACCGTGTGTTCTTTGTCGAATAAAACTCAATTTCAGTTAAGTACGAATTATCATGCAGTGCATGGGAACGTATGCAATGATAAGAAATtggagcccccccccccccaaaaaaagtACTTAGGTAGTAAATTTTCGCGAAAAAGGTCGGGAGGATGACTACAATCTAACATTCTGTCCTTCCACCTGACCTGTCTTAATTCTCTAATTAATTCGTAACGATGACGATGCAAGTTATTAGTTTCCAGAACTGAACGTCAGAACTAAAGGCTGTAGAGATGATTTGGGTTTTTCAGGAAGTGAAGCAGTCAGAAAGATGGGCTTCTGTGAtctttctctctatttttcaatttcattccaagaaagagaaaacccTCAAGTTTGGCTAGGTTTctgaataaatttaaatcatGCAGCAGGATTGCGTGACTATGCCATAGTAGATATTTTCGTCAACAAAAGTCAGAGCCGCTACTCGAATATTTACATGATTTCatccaaaaataaattaacatgattgaaaacgaattttaaaGATAATGCTTTAATAGTTATGAACTGACGCTGCACCTAAAGTTCCAACCAAAAGCGTGTGAAAAGTTGGCGGTATTGCAAGCTGTCTGTTTTTGacattttataataatttatacCTACTAGATTTTATCTGGTTATCAGGCAAATGTTTTTACTTGTATCGAAGACTCCTTTGGGATATGTTAACAAAAGGAATTAAATGCATGTCATATTTATTCATATGTCTATTATATTTTTGTCTACATGTAAGCAAACATAATGTGATCAACATGTTTACTTATGGTTAATTCATTGCTTATGCGCTCATTCCTCTGATAAGACATCCCTTTACTGGTTATTTCTTCTTGTCTCTACTTAACaataaatttattcaaatcCATGtgtatttatctatttatctacCTTAATGTATCTCTCTCAGAGTAACTGTCTATAATCCATTTATCTGTTAATTAACTTATGTATTGATTTATCATCTatctttctatttatttttctatttctttatgTCAGCTGGCAGACCCCCTCTTGGTCAGGTACCATTTCTTGTGACCCCAGATGGAAAAGTGCTTGGACAGTCTCAAGCAATCATGAAGTATGTTTGCAGAATAGGAGGTGAGTAATCACtaatgaaatgaatatttttttctttatgaagCAGCAACAGTAATGTTACTATCTATTACTATCAGTATGCCacaggaaaaatttcaatttttgtgcGCTTGACTAGTGAACAATTTATTAACTTAATCTCACCTTGTAACCAAAAACAACGGTACCTCCTTCAACCTCTTCATTGGCTTCATGAATGATGGAGAACCTTGGAACAATGGTTTGTCTCAGGAAATATCCAAGGCTGGTGGTGCTGTATGAGAAAGTGCTGGAGATTCAGGAATAAAAGCTTGGGCAGAGAGGCACCCTATGACTGACTTCTAAGCAATTTGTCTGTGATTGTGGTAGCGGAATGCTTGATTCTCAAACATTACCTAATAAAAGAAACTGCTGAAAGAGCTTCTATgattattcaaaattttctcctAGCCTTGTGGGTGACATGGTGGTGTTTTATTTGGTACACATGATCAGGGATTGAAAATTACCTGATGGGTGCAATTCCTGGCAGGAGCATGATTAAACTAACACCACTGTGCAAGATGCCTCACTATAAGTACCAACAAACATACAAGGAAAATTGATGGATTTCCAGGGGGTGGGAGAGAGGGGTAGGGGGTTGCCTGTCATAAAATGTAGTTCTGTTATAATCTTTCTACTTTAGTGTCAGGTGTAGTGTGTTGCTTCCTTtgtgatgtcttttttttaatcataccATTCTTATTTTTGTAAGTAATATTAGAGATATTGTATATGTTCTGTTTTGATGGAATAAATAAACTATTGGGAATAAATCTATTCAGTTTAGCAAGGAGATTTTGACTGGCAAAAATGCTTACATACTCAGGTGATTGGTCAGACTGgtgtatttttgtcattttttccagttgtttttttctcaatgtCCTCAAAAGTAATAATGGTAGTATTAATTGGGCATAAATATGTGTTGAGCTATTTTTAAGAGTCATTTTCACTCATGCCAAGCAGGTCAGGCTGAAATGACCCTGAGTCATGGCCAAAACATATCATTTATGCCCATGGACATAACCTCTGTTGCTTTATTACATATAGGTTTGAGCCCAACAGACAGTTTTGATGAGGCAATTGCTGATATGATTGTGGGTGGTGTTGAAGATTTTTTCCAGGCTTTGATAAAGGTTTTAATAGAAAAGGAGGAAGCTAAAAAGGTACCGAATAaacacaattttgtttttttgtttcctcttctTTATAATCTTTATCACTTTTCATTACAGATCTCAATACCTTGTTCACTTCTTACCTTCAGATCTCTTCTGTTTGCCACTACCTTCAGATCTGTCCCACCTGTTTTTGCTCCCTTCACAGCTTGCCCCCATTGTCTTGTTATCAGctctttcctttcccttttaGTCTAGTCAACTAACTTCTTGATCACCCTACCTCTCCCATGCTTCTTTAGATGGTGTTATCAGATTCCAATGTATCCCTTCCTTCCACCTTTTCTCCATCTCAGTCCCTCACACCCTCCTCTcctcttctccttttccttcttaTGCCTCACTCCCTCTCCCTCCTACCTTTCTCTCTCCCTTCCCTTGCTCTTGTTTTAACTTATCCCCATTTGCCTACTCAGCCAACTCTCTCTCCATTTCTCTTGACCACCAATTCAGTGTCACTAACTTAATTTAGGCCAATTCCTTCACTTGGATTTTTTTATCCTTGTTtggtcaaaattattttgtagacGGAGCTAATGAAAGAATTCTTGGAAGAAACTCTCGCTAACCGACTgccaaaatatgaaaatattttaaaagccaACAACGAAGGCAAGGGATTCTTTGTTGGTGACAAGGTAACAGTTTGTGGATGAAAACAAATATGATCTTAAAGTTTATGTTAACATACACAAGATTTCTTTCCTATACAAGACCATGCATTTAAGGCATGCATGACCCTTTGTCCCAATTTTTTAATCCTATCTTCTATTTAggtttacttgattttattCACATTGTTGTTTGTGGAATAAAGGACGTTAAAGCCTCTTGCCATTGTACTATTTAAAAATGCATCATTACGTCGATTATGGCAAATAGATAAGTGCATTTGCTAAATGTATAATTTTCTCAAAAGTcctattattatcatcatcattatcatcaccatCACCATAATAATTATTagcatcattatttttatcattatacttttttttcttcctcttcttcctctctttttcttctcaaaaattACATCCCAGGCTAATACAGATTTATTTTATGATATCTATTCACAGCTTACATATGCTGACATCATTTTCTTTGACCTGATGAACTTTTTGGAAAAAGGCGAACCCACTGCCCCGAAAGCACTCGAAAAGTTCCCGTTATTGGCTGCGCATCACAAACGTGTACTGGATGTgccagaaataaagaaatgggtCGAGACACGCCCAAAAACAGAGCATTAAATGTTTTGTGATTCCGACCAGTTGTTGGTTACCAGCTGTGAAgtgatggaaagaaaaataaactaaactgaaaatttattttctgtgcGAGAACTGTTTGATTTAAACTTTAACTGGCGTTTGATCTCTGGGGGAAAAGGGTGTGGGGAGGAGGGGGCCTCCAGTTATAAGAGGTAAAAGAAGAAGACCGGATGACttggtaatattttcattaaaatagaaaCTATCTCCTTTAATTCATCTATTTTGTATCCTTCTCCTGCTGTATGTTTGGGAAGAGGGTGAACTGACAAACATGTAGTATGTAGATTGCCATGGATGCCATTGTTATTTGTATTGTTGGTACCTACAAGCAAGAGAAGTGACCTAAGCACCTGGCACGCTGAAGagatttaaaatttgttgactGAGCTCCTAGCAGTTCTCATTAAACTGTCAATCTAACCTCCCCCTAAACGATTTTGTAGTCAAGCTACAGATGGAGAGGAAAAATTGCCCATGCCTGCTCCGTAAGTGTTGGTGCTCAGAGTTCTTGTAGAGTTGCACCGCTGCCGTTTTGCTGCCTGCCTTTCAAACAGGAATTGACAGAACCGTAGCTCATTACAGGCAACctcctaccccccccccctcctttctCATCCTACCCTGAACAGTTTATGGATCATTTCACACATCCTCCTGTCACTGCATTTTATTCTCCCTTCCTTtaatcccctccccccctctcaTCCAACCTCCCTTACCCCACATCTCCCAATCCTCTCCTTCCCCTACCTCTACTAAACTCTcccttttttcctccttttgattCACCCTCTTTTCCAACCCTCTCGTTTTCCCTTCCTTCCTATCTTTCCACTCCATCCTCT
The sequence above is a segment of the Pocillopora verrucosa isolate sample1 chromosome 5, ASM3666991v2, whole genome shotgun sequence genome. Coding sequences within it:
- the LOC131780187 gene encoding uncharacterized protein, with the protein product MPSYKLTYFDIRGRGEPARLVFKAAGKEFEDKRVTFEEWGALKASSEFPFGQLPVLEVDGVMLSQSFSIARFLGNEFGLTPSTNLEKAKADMIVDGVADLTEKHASAFFEKDPTRKAKLQEEVKAATPGILARFEKLLKGNNDGKGFFVGDKLTYADIIFFNMVNALFAQGKMEVPALIKDFPLLMSHYERVMAIPNINGYLKTRPESAMARFPKSPWERRVKSRINGDSSCPSATYKRCASAPKNHLQETMSGYKLYYFDTRARAEIVRLSFVAANMEYEDIRFTREEWVKEKESGRPPLGQVPFLVTPDGKVLGQSQAIMKYVCRIGGLSPTDSFDEAIADMIVGGVEDFFQALIKVLIEKEEAKKTELMKEFLEETLANRLPKYENILKANNEGKGFFVGDKLTYADIIFFDLMNFLEKGEPTAPKALEKFPLLAAHHKRVLDVPEIKKWVETRPKTEH